From Tachysurus fulvidraco isolate hzauxx_2018 chromosome 10, HZAU_PFXX_2.0, whole genome shotgun sequence, one genomic window encodes:
- the rab3il1 gene encoding guanine nucleotide exchange factor for Rab-3A, translated as MLQEETDTQRREAYSVSRLRSSSIEIREKGTEFLREQLDAAQKELKLKGEECERLSSLRTQLEQELEELTASLFEEAHKMVREANVKQAAAEKQLKEAQGKIDVLQAEVTALKTLVLTSTPSSPNHQLHPQLLSPKSRGASSRPGGHTRHKSATLCLPQLQSECPSENAYTSREEKELDSVLFAEFLSWREKPSLDRSSAFLTRIYKEDIGPCLSFTCSELSRSVQSAVENNFLTIEPVALTASPVDKASSIECGGLNGCRAPVETKCALSGMSHLCRHRIKLGDKENYYYISPSSRARITAVCNFFTYIRYIQQGLVRHDAEQMFCEVMRLRREMSTAKLGFIFTDQN; from the exons ATGCTCCAGGAGGAGACGGACACTCAGAGACGAGAAGCCTACAGCGTGTCTCGTCTACGAAGCTCCTCTATAGAGATTAGAGAGAAAGGCACAGAGTTTCTTCGAGAACAGCTGGATGCTGCGCAGAAG GAGTTGAAGCTAAAGGGGGAGGAATGTGAGCGACTGTCGAGTCTGAGAACTCAGCTGGAGCAGGAACTGGAAGAATTGACTGCAAGTCTCTTTGAG GAGGCTCACAAAATGGTTCGAGAAGCAAACGTTAAGCAAGCAGCTGCAGAGAAGCAACTGAAAGAGGCACAGGGCAAG attgATGTGCTACAAGCAGAAGTGACCGCACTAAAGACCCTTGTGTTGACCTCCACACCGTCCTCCCCTAATCATCAGCTCCACCCACAGCTACTGTCCCCAAAGTCCAGAGGAGCATCGTCTCGGCCTGGAGGACACACGCGCCACAAGAGCGCCACCCTCTGTCTGCCTCAGCTACAATCTGAGTGTCCCAGTGAAAATGCATACACGAGCCGGGAAGAAAAAGAG TTGGACTCTGTGTTGTTTGCCGAGTTTTTGTCTTGGAGAGAGAAGCCCAGTCTGGACCGGTCATCCGCCTTCCTGACCCGGATCTACAAAGAGGACATCGGaccctgtctctctttcacatgCTCAGAG TTGTCTCGGTCTGTTCAGAGTGCGGTGGAGAATAACTTTCTGACTATCGAGCCCGTTGCTTTGACGGCGTCGCCCGTGGACAAGGCCTCGAGTATTGAGTGTGGAGGACTAAA TGGCTGCAGAGCTCCGGTAGAGAC GAAGTGCGCCCTGAGTGGAATGTCCCATCTCTGCCGACATCGCATCAAACTGGGAGATAAGGAGAATTATTACTACATCTCTCCCTCCAGCAGAGCTAGG ATCACGGCAGTGTGTAACTTCTTCACGTACATCAGATATATCCAGCAGGGGTTGGTCCGACATGACG CTGAGCAAATGTTCTGTGAGGTGATGCGCTTGAGGCGGGAGATGTCTACGGCCAAGTTAGGCTTCATCTTTACAGACCAGAACTGA